A part of Marinilabiliales bacterium genomic DNA contains:
- a CDS encoding ferritin: MLNKKVEQIMNVQVEKEGYSSNLYLAMASWAETKGYEGIANWMHAQAEEEREHMLKLIGYINERGGKAIIPAFEQPPGEFKSVKAMFEQVFEHEQYVSKLINDIVEVCEQEKDYTTHNWIQWFVTEQIEEEASANNILDKLNMLGDGPLYMFDRDIMSMRGEHEE; this comes from the coding sequence ATGCTAAACAAAAAAGTTGAACAGATAATGAATGTGCAGGTTGAGAAAGAGGGATATTCCTCAAATCTATACCTTGCAATGGCCTCATGGGCCGAAACAAAGGGTTATGAAGGTATTGCGAACTGGATGCACGCGCAGGCCGAAGAAGAGCGGGAGCACATGCTGAAGCTTATCGGCTATATTAACGAACGCGGAGGGAAAGCAATAATTCCCGCTTTTGAGCAGCCCCCCGGGGAGTTCAAATCGGTAAAGGCAATGTTTGAGCAGGTGTTTGAACATGAGCAGTATGTATCAAAACTGATCAACGATATCGTAGAGGTATGCGAACAGGAAAAGGATTACACAACACATAACTGGATCCAGTGGTTCGTTACCGAACAGATCGAAGAGGAGGCTTCAGCCAATAACATCCTCGACAAACTTAATATGCTTGGTGACGGCCCGCTCTATATGTTCGACAGGGATATCATGAGCATGAGGGGTGAGCATGAGGAATAG
- a CDS encoding NADP-dependent isocitrate dehydrogenase translates to MQSEKIRIENGSLVVPDMPVIPFIEGDGTGPDIWAASVRVFDAAVEKAYNVKRKIAWKEVLAGEKSYKATGEWLPQETLDTISEYLVAIKGPLTTPVGGGIRSLNVALRQILDLYTCLRPVKYYEGVPSPVKDPTTTDMVIFRENSEDIYAGIEWMAGTEENKKIIDFLTGEMNVKSIRFPETSSIGVKPVSRQGTERLVRAAINYAIAEKRDSVTLVHKGNIMKFTEGQFKQWGYELAEKEFAGKVFTWKQYDEIAAKGGKEAANKAQDEAEKAGKIIIKDVIADAFLQQILTRPADYSVIATMNLNGDYISDALAAIVGGIGIAPGANINYETGHAIFEATHGTAPKYAGLDKVNPGSVILSGVMMFQYIGWHEAAEMVVRGLKRAILSKTVTYDFARQMTGPKEVSCSGFATEIIGHMD, encoded by the coding sequence ATGCAAAGCGAAAAGATAAGAATTGAAAACGGAAGTCTGGTGGTGCCCGATATGCCCGTGATCCCCTTTATCGAAGGCGACGGAACAGGGCCCGATATATGGGCTGCTTCGGTCCGGGTCTTCGATGCGGCGGTTGAAAAGGCATACAACGTTAAAAGAAAGATAGCCTGGAAAGAGGTCCTGGCCGGCGAGAAATCATACAAAGCCACAGGCGAATGGCTCCCGCAGGAGACCCTCGACACCATATCCGAATACCTGGTCGCGATAAAGGGCCCCCTGACCACACCCGTGGGAGGCGGCATCAGGTCACTTAACGTGGCTCTCAGGCAGATACTCGACCTGTACACCTGCCTCAGGCCGGTGAAATATTACGAGGGAGTGCCCTCGCCTGTAAAAGACCCTACGACTACCGATATGGTCATCTTCCGCGAAAACTCCGAAGATATTTATGCCGGCATCGAATGGATGGCTGGCACCGAAGAGAACAAAAAGATTATTGATTTCCTTACCGGGGAAATGAACGTCAAAAGTATCCGGTTCCCCGAAACATCCTCCATAGGTGTCAAGCCTGTCTCCCGCCAGGGCACCGAAAGGCTGGTCCGTGCTGCCATCAACTACGCCATCGCGGAAAAGAGGGACTCCGTAACTCTGGTCCACAAGGGCAATATCATGAAGTTCACAGAGGGGCAGTTCAAACAGTGGGGATACGAGCTTGCCGAAAAGGAGTTTGCCGGTAAGGTGTTCACATGGAAGCAGTATGACGAAATCGCTGCAAAGGGCGGAAAGGAGGCGGCAAACAAAGCGCAGGATGAGGCGGAGAAGGCCGGTAAAATAATCATAAAAGATGTGATAGCCGACGCCTTCCTGCAACAGATACTCACAAGGCCCGCCGACTATTCGGTTATAGCCACCATGAACCTGAACGGCGACTACATTTCCGATGCGCTGGCAGCAATCGTGGGTGGCATTGGTATTGCCCCCGGGGCCAATATCAACTACGAAACCGGACATGCAATATTCGAGGCGACACACGGCACGGCCCCCAAATATGCGGGACTTGACAAGGTAAATCCCGGATCGGTTATACTCTCGGGAGTGATGATGTTTCAATACATTGGGTGGCATGAAGCTGCCGAAATGGTGGTGCGGGGACTGAAACGGGCAATTCTCAGTAAGACCGTTACCTATGACTTTGCACGGCAGATGACCGGCCCGAAAGAGGTATCCTGCTCCGGTTTTGCTACTGAAATAATAGGTCATATGGACTGA
- a CDS encoding DNA polymerase III subunit gamma/tau, which translates to MENYIVSARKYRPETFQTVIGQPSITTTLKNAIKSRQLAHAYLFCGPRGVGKTTCARIFAKTINCPDLTPDIEACNKCESCLAFNSSRSFNIHELDAASNNSVDDIRTLIEQVRIPPQVGKYSIYIIDEVHMLSSQAFNAFLKTLEEPPPHAIFILATTEKHKILPTILSRCQIFDFNRIRVEDIVVHLEAIASAENIVAETEALNVISQKADGAMRDALSIFDQIAGFSEGKITYSNVLSNLNVLDYDYYFRLTEAILAADIPAALMIFNEVLDKGFDGHNFVNGLSRHFRDLLVCQDQVTLQLLEVGASIREKYREQSAKCPPVLLVRALDITNQYDVSFRSSKNQRLHVELCLIKLCSLKAAEKKKSEPGTDNLKRGKSAEKEASAGSEVPTEKGVPAEKEVSTEKGVPAEKELSAEKEVSAQKEVSAEKAAKKPAATAATATPDIKDQEAQGAPPANPHAPPTATSLPNTEQAEKGEVPGIGSTQTEKGGVPGIGSTQTPANGPGNANGTTSIKDVLRGGVTAPADEQEEEIPGLVADDEEDQSDTDDGDDFTEKELTEQWKKFANQIRNRHPRLYNTLLANKPAITGRNSIEFEISNPLQEEALNKIIPDLIKHLRRELNKNIELKVIINEELQGSRLYLPEDKFGHMVKKNPDLALLRQKFNLDFE; encoded by the coding sequence ATGGAAAACTATATCGTATCAGCACGCAAATACAGGCCCGAAACGTTTCAAACCGTCATCGGACAGCCATCCATTACAACAACCCTGAAGAATGCCATCAAGAGCAGGCAGCTTGCACATGCCTATCTGTTCTGCGGTCCACGTGGTGTCGGCAAGACAACGTGTGCCAGAATCTTTGCAAAGACCATCAACTGCCCAGACCTGACACCGGATATAGAGGCCTGCAATAAATGCGAATCCTGTCTCGCCTTTAACTCATCACGCTCTTTCAATATACACGAGCTGGATGCAGCTTCGAATAACTCGGTAGACGACATAAGGACCCTGATTGAACAAGTCAGAATTCCACCCCAGGTGGGCAAGTACAGCATCTATATCATCGACGAGGTGCATATGCTTTCATCCCAGGCCTTCAATGCCTTCCTGAAAACACTTGAAGAGCCTCCTCCGCATGCAATATTCATACTGGCAACAACAGAAAAGCACAAGATACTGCCTACGATCCTCTCCAGGTGCCAGATTTTCGACTTTAACCGTATCAGGGTGGAGGATATTGTCGTACACCTTGAAGCTATAGCCTCTGCCGAAAATATTGTGGCCGAAACGGAGGCACTTAATGTAATCTCACAAAAAGCTGATGGCGCAATGCGCGACGCACTCTCTATCTTCGACCAGATAGCCGGCTTTTCAGAAGGGAAGATCACCTATAGCAATGTGTTGAGTAACCTCAATGTACTTGATTACGATTACTATTTCAGGCTCACAGAAGCAATCCTTGCCGCAGATATCCCGGCAGCACTGATGATATTCAACGAAGTGCTGGACAAGGGCTTCGACGGCCACAATTTCGTGAACGGTCTGAGCAGGCACTTCCGCGACCTCCTGGTCTGCCAGGACCAGGTCACCCTGCAACTTCTTGAGGTGGGCGCATCAATTCGTGAAAAATACAGGGAGCAGTCCGCAAAATGCCCCCCGGTACTGCTTGTCCGGGCTCTTGATATCACCAACCAGTACGATGTGTCTTTCAGGTCGAGCAAGAATCAGCGACTGCATGTTGAGCTTTGCCTTATCAAGCTTTGCAGCCTCAAGGCAGCCGAAAAAAAAAAATCTGAACCCGGCACAGACAACCTGAAAAGGGGAAAGTCCGCCGAAAAGGAAGCATCTGCCGGCAGTGAAGTACCCACCGAAAAGGGAGTGCCCGCCGAAAAGGAAGTATCTACCGAAAAGGGAGTGCCCGCTGAAAAGGAATTATCTGCCGAAAAGGAAGTATCTGCCCAAAAGGAAGTATCTGCCGAAAAGGCAGCAAAAAAACCTGCCGCAACCGCTGCAACCGCAACACCGGATATAAAAGACCAAGAGGCACAAGGCGCACCCCCCGCCAATCCGCATGCTCCCCCTACCGCCACATCCCTGCCGAACACCGAACAGGCAGAGAAGGGCGAGGTGCCAGGTATCGGTTCCACTCAAACAGAGAAGGGCGGGGTGCCAGGTATCGGTTCCACTCAAACACCGGCTAACGGCCCGGGCAATGCCAACGGAACTACATCAATTAAAGATGTCCTGAGGGGTGGGGTTACTGCCCCGGCTGATGAACAGGAAGAAGAGATACCCGGTTTAGTTGCCGATGACGAAGAAGACCAGTCCGATACCGACGATGGCGACGATTTTACCGAGAAGGAACTGACCGAGCAGTGGAAAAAATTTGCCAACCAGATCAGGAACAGGCACCCGAGGCTGTATAACACACTCCTTGCCAACAAACCGGCGATTACCGGACGCAACTCCATAGAATTCGAGATCAGTAATCCCCTGCAGGAGGAGGCACTTAACAAGATAATCCCCGACCTGATTAAACACCTAAGGCGTGAATTGAACAAAAATATAGAACTGAAGGTTATAATCAACGAAGAGCTGCAGGGGAGCAGGCTCTACTTGCCCGAAGACAAGTTCGGGCACATGGTCAAAAAAAACCCCGATCTGGCATTGCTCAGGCAAAAGTTTAATCTTGACTTCGAATAG